The genomic stretch GAGTAGGAAAGTCAATCACCTCTTTATCATCAAATACTAGTTTACCTCTTTTATAAACTTGCTGAATGTCAAAGTCCCTAATGTTGTCTACCACTACTATATCAGCTAAGTAACCTGAGGCAATAGCACCTTTATTATTAAGTAAAAAGTATCTTGCTGCATGATGGGTTGCAACCTTTAGTGCAATAATAGGATTAGCACCATTTCTGATTGCCTCTTTAACTATGTAGTCAATGTGGCCACCATATAATAAATCATTTGGGTGCTTGTCATCAGTAGCAAACATACACCTTGCATAGTATTTGTCATTAAGTAAAGGCATTAGTGCTTTTAGGTTGTGAGCAGCAGTACCTTCTCTAATCATAATGAATTGACCTTTTTGTAATTTCTCAAGAGCATTTTCAAAGGTTGAACATTCATGGTCAGAATATACACCTGCTGAAATATATGCATTAAGGTCATTACCGGAAAGCTCAGGTGCATGACCATCAATTTTTTTGTGGTGTGCTTGAGATGCAATAATCTTTGAAACTACTTTACTGTCACCATTTATAACACCAACATAGTTCATCATTTCAGCAAGACCAAGAACTTTTTTGTGTTCAAAATATTTATCAATGTCCTTGTATTCAAGAACTGCACCACTTTCATCAATTTCAGTAGCCGGTACACAAGACGGCAACATAAAGTGAACATCTAAAGGCAAATTACTTGTAGCCTCAATCATATATTCAATGCCATCAGTTCCCATAACATTTGCAATTTCATGTGGGTCAGTAATAACAGTAGTTGTACCGTGAGAGATAACAGCCTTTGCAAATTCGGTAGGAGATACCATTGAGCTTTCTAGGTGAATATGTGCATCAATAAATCCGGGTAATACAATTTTGCCCCTAACATCAACTTCAACTTTACCGTTATATTTTCCAATACCGGCAATTAGACCGTTAGAAACTGCAATGTCACCTACTAAAAATTCATTAGAAAATACATTTAGATATGTTGCATTTTTCAGTACAAGGTCAGCTTTTTCTCTGCCGGATGCAACTGCAATAACTTGTTGCTTAACCTTCAATTTTCTTTCAATCTTTTGTTCATATGTTTCTGCCAT from Ruminococcus bovis encodes the following:
- the ade gene encoding adenine deaminase, whose product is MAETYEQKIERKLKVKQQVIAVASGREKADLVLKNATYLNVFSNEFLVGDIAVSNGLIAGIGKYNGKVEVDVRGKIVLPGFIDAHIHLESSMVSPTEFAKAVISHGTTTVITDPHEIANVMGTDGIEYMIEATSNLPLDVHFMLPSCVPATEIDESGAVLEYKDIDKYFEHKKVLGLAEMMNYVGVINGDSKVVSKIIASQAHHKKIDGHAPELSGNDLNAYISAGVYSDHECSTFENALEKLQKGQFIMIREGTAAHNLKALMPLLNDKYYARCMFATDDKHPNDLLYGGHIDYIVKEAIRNGANPIIALKVATHHAARYFLLNNKGAIASGYLADIVVVDNIRDFDIQQVYKRGKLVFDDKEVIDFPTPTIESRLVEKCHNTFHLDKVTPESFDIKGDLGLIGLVSGELLTKNLGTANHIDVENDILKIACVERHKNTNHIGVGYVKGYSLKSGAVATSIAHDSHNIITVGCSDSDIAIAVNAIKDNNGGIVVVENGEIKALLELPIAGLMSEEPLKVVNDKLEKAKASAYSLGVSKNIDPFMTLSFISLPVIPSLRITTKGVFDVDKWKIVE